Proteins encoded together in one Chitinophaga sp. LS1 window:
- a CDS encoding TonB-dependent receptor — translation MKIIFTCLLLITLQQVSAQSILSGKVSDESGSPIELATITLLKTTDTSYVAVAVSDINGAFSFKDLKEKDYFIRISHLSFEKKEMAVTPGVNINVLLGKSSAQLSEVAHHARKPLFVKEKDRLIFNVENGIISSSQSDLISLIRNLPGIFIDHQQNILLNGQEKVLVTVNDRSVYMKGGDLMQYLKTIPVNIVKSIEVIAHPSAKYDAEGTAVINIRTKSKIATGLAGNLSVGTGSSLGYDKYYPKHNAGINLSLGQQFYSLYANYSVNYKESLGDIHEKLSFYQNSSLEQNVFFENIPDKVHNYSAGIDIKPTARQSISLFYSGSNNSRKVDQVNAIRLKTNDTITDVSSTAIEHYSAGQKAVNLVYRNSIDSANTITFSSDYLSSHKNNLGDYYNEYTKGNNWQELVRNNSFTNIMVWATQLDYAVNLKKGTKLDAGLKYSHVATKNNVEYSDYINNEFKMDSLKSNAFRYKENLIAAYVEVNTHIKKLEIKAGLRYEDDKVNGNSTVNQFRVSRDMSGLFPSLSLNYPLNKTWEVGAAYARRIARPNYVDINPFVYYVNPYVALEGNPSLLPAFTNKITVNAQWKQMYTAALTVFRTTNYFTTAQFQNVDTKEQKLKPANIGDLTNIDLNIAVPLDITKWWESYFDVNLAYQKFAETGAKVLGYPDNSRVTLQLFTQHSFALPKGTSLEFSNTLITPSVQGQFKFSTICSFSAGAKKTLLKDKIELKLSVSDFLKTLKYVGTLQGVYWKSNYQEKADNRQLILTLKYNFINKGKVKVKKPAWISNDEKTRMK, via the coding sequence ATGAAAATCATATTTACCTGTTTACTATTAATAACTTTACAACAAGTCAGTGCCCAATCCATCCTGAGTGGGAAGGTGTCGGATGAAAGTGGCAGCCCCATTGAGCTGGCAACTATCACCCTGTTGAAAACAACGGATACCAGCTATGTTGCAGTGGCGGTGTCTGATATAAATGGTGCTTTTTCATTTAAGGATTTAAAAGAGAAAGACTATTTTATCCGTATCAGCCATCTCTCTTTTGAAAAAAAAGAAATGGCTGTCACACCCGGAGTAAACATCAATGTGCTATTGGGAAAAAGTTCTGCTCAATTATCTGAAGTTGCTCATCATGCACGCAAACCCCTGTTTGTAAAAGAAAAAGACCGGCTTATATTCAACGTGGAGAACGGCATTATCAGCTCATCCCAATCAGATTTAATTTCCTTGATCCGTAATTTGCCAGGCATATTTATAGACCATCAGCAGAACATCTTGTTAAATGGTCAGGAGAAAGTGCTGGTGACCGTCAATGACAGATCTGTATATATGAAAGGAGGTGACCTGATGCAGTACCTGAAGACAATTCCTGTCAATATTGTCAAAAGCATAGAGGTGATCGCACATCCTTCCGCTAAGTACGATGCTGAAGGGACGGCTGTCATCAATATCAGGACAAAAAGTAAGATCGCTACCGGTCTGGCAGGAAACCTGAGTGTAGGAACAGGGTCATCTTTGGGATATGATAAATATTATCCCAAACACAATGCTGGTATCAACCTTTCATTAGGACAGCAATTCTATTCATTGTATGCCAACTATAGCGTAAATTATAAGGAGTCGCTGGGTGACATTCATGAGAAGCTATCATTCTACCAGAACTCCTCACTGGAGCAAAATGTATTTTTTGAGAACATCCCGGATAAGGTACATAACTATTCAGCGGGCATAGATATAAAACCTACAGCCAGGCAATCCATTAGCCTCTTTTACAGTGGTAGTAATAACAGCAGAAAAGTCGATCAGGTCAATGCGATCCGGCTGAAAACCAATGATACAATTACCGACGTCAGCTCTACTGCTATCGAGCATTATAGTGCCGGGCAGAAAGCTGTGAATCTGGTATATCGCAATAGTATAGATTCTGCGAACACTATTACATTTAGTTCAGATTATCTGTCCAGTCACAAGAATAATCTGGGGGATTACTACAATGAATATACAAAAGGAAATAACTGGCAGGAGCTGGTACGTAATAATTCCTTTACGAATATCATGGTATGGGCCACCCAGCTGGATTATGCAGTGAATCTGAAAAAAGGGACAAAGTTAGATGCAGGACTTAAATACAGTCATGTGGCTACAAAGAACAATGTGGAATACAGTGACTATATCAACAATGAGTTTAAAATGGATAGCCTGAAATCAAATGCTTTCAGGTATAAGGAAAATCTTATAGCAGCTTATGTTGAAGTTAACACACATATCAAAAAACTGGAGATTAAGGCTGGTTTGAGATATGAGGATGACAAGGTAAATGGGAATTCAACGGTCAATCAGTTTCGTGTTTCGCGGGATATGTCCGGACTTTTCCCCAGTCTTTCTTTAAATTACCCGCTCAACAAAACCTGGGAAGTCGGGGCAGCTTATGCGAGAAGAATTGCCCGTCCTAATTATGTGGATATCAATCCTTTTGTGTACTATGTAAATCCTTACGTGGCATTGGAAGGAAATCCTTCGCTATTACCGGCATTTACCAACAAAATCACCGTGAATGCACAGTGGAAGCAAATGTACACAGCAGCCCTCACCGTATTCCGTACGACTAATTACTTTACTACCGCACAATTTCAAAATGTAGACACCAAAGAACAGAAGCTGAAACCGGCCAATATCGGAGACCTTACTAATATTGATTTGAATATTGCGGTACCATTAGATATTACAAAGTGGTGGGAAAGCTATTTTGATGTAAATTTAGCTTACCAGAAATTTGCTGAAACAGGAGCGAAAGTACTGGGTTATCCGGACAACTCACGTGTTACCCTTCAGTTGTTCACCCAACACTCTTTTGCTTTGCCCAAAGGAACATCACTGGAATTCAGTAATACATTAATAACACCATCCGTACAAGGACAGTTTAAGTTTTCAACAATCTGTTCATTTTCAGCCGGCGCCAAAAAGACACTACTGAAAGATAAGATTGAGCTAAAGCTGAGTGTGAGCGATTTCCTGAAAACCTTAAAGTATGTAGGAACGTTGCAGGGCGTCTACTGGAAATCCAATTACCAGGAGAAAGCAGACAACCGGCAACTGATACTGACGTTAAAATACAACTTCATCAACAAAGGTAAAGTAAAAGTGAAGAAGCCCGCATGGATCAGCAATGACGAAAAGACACGTATGAAATAA
- a CDS encoding acyl-CoA thioesterase, translating to MKRFEYLHTVTFEETNVVGNVYFSNYVKWQGTCREHFLLEKTPQVLQDMENGLALVTMGCSCNYVGELHAFDKVLIAMYLISISQNKLKLKFEYFRGENIVAQGTHEIGFFTRKEERLHPTHIPEYIVSELSFYTLAE from the coding sequence GTGAAAAGATTTGAATACTTACATACTGTCACCTTTGAAGAAACAAATGTAGTCGGGAACGTTTATTTTTCTAATTATGTCAAATGGCAGGGTACCTGCCGGGAACATTTTCTGCTGGAAAAAACACCACAGGTCCTACAGGATATGGAGAACGGGCTTGCACTTGTTACCATGGGCTGTAGCTGTAACTATGTGGGAGAATTACACGCGTTCGACAAGGTCCTGATCGCAATGTATCTCATCAGTATATCTCAAAATAAGCTAAAGCTAAAATTTGAATACTTCAGGGGAGAAAACATTGTCGCGCAGGGTACTCATGAAATAGGTTTCTTTACCAGAAAAGAAGAACGCTTACACCCGACACATATACCCGAATACATTGTATCAGAGCTGTCATTTTATACCCTTGCTGAATGA
- a CDS encoding SDR family NAD(P)-dependent oxidoreductase → MKNEIAIIGMACKYPDANSYQEFWENILAQRRAFRKIPDVRLNAAYFSDKDDDKIRTVMAAVLSNYAFDRKKYNISGEVFRGTDLTHWLALDVASEAMEDAGLLKNNQLPKDQVGVYVGNTLTGEFSRANTMRLRWPYVQRKLMANLHKLDLNPDMLATFMQDMEADYKSAFPRMFEDSLAGGLSNTIAGRICNYYDFHGGGYTVDGACSSSLLAVIDACRHIAAGDNEVCIAGGVDLSLDPFELVGFSRAGALASKEMLIYDKDANGFWPGEGCGFVVLSTLSFAISNNLKVHGLIKGYGISSDGQGGLTRPSVNGQTLAMERAYAKAGYQPDKVAYFEGHGTGTPVGDQVELQTLLGKIRNTTAAHYIGSVKGNIGHTKAAAGIAGFIKIINVVKNRIIPPVTGCRNKNNLLDGTALNLPFKAIPYAEKEAMRASVSAMGFGGINTHITIEEYQPTMPVSVAIPAAPDTELFLLAAATPELLLAQLDMVNTYAGALSFAELGDLSTHLMKQLQPASFRAAVVAASPAELSMKLGKLIHLITQGHDFIENKGFYYNAGTTKSRIGFLFPGQGSKRFATAGRFKQIGIPESYPAGKENSQQLDMIQAGIVGTSMIGLRILEQLGVQAEVGIGHSLGEISALHWSGYLREEQAIQLAQKRGEIMHDTPGIDGLMLIVPLPADRITVKNVEIAAVNSPTQTVLSGTADNINACKAYLLSQKVPSMLLPVRYAFHNSRMKKVEDRLREVVSELSIQKPSRKMISTVSSSDDVKENLIRQLSNPVLFMPAFQQADDLVDLWVEVGGDKTLTPIARDLTKKPVAAITMDGQTTQGLCETAGLIWTAGTDIQLDIFIKDRPVKQFDINWQARFIANPCEDDTSITVGNMPVEAPQQDTGLLASFSALIAQKLELPVAEIDINARFLDDLHLNSLQVGQLIAGFASSQKIVMQGIPTEYANASIAEVVAVLSVSQMNDAPQTDQLPGIEPWVHFFHTSYINTPLKVDSQPGADGIYLNLIGCSHSDVLDMLPGVLTSLQEKDLLVIIQDRPLVTGFVKSLFLDKKGLRCVVINTDVLPDATLINSEVNANKGFTEVKYIDGVRYTPMFCPVFNYPSRGQVPLTEKDVILVSGGAKGITAECALSLATKYGVKLLLIGRATNDDRLRQSLERFDAAGITYEYHSVDICNEKAISKVIQAASVRLGPVTGVIHGAGRNIPTPWFKLTANDLHATVNVKIDGFRNLVNSDLKLLITFGSVIAESGMNGNADYALANEWLREEVANYASTHPACFSLNAEWSVWSGAGMGEHLGVLGNLMQQGIQPISLEKGVDIFMSWMENFPSGHNLIISGRYGKMETLKTPPLTLPLYRFLGHVRLLYPGIELITEFELSAINDLYLKDHMLNGGYVFPAVMGLECMRQVAAAFSPAESNYIFLDTRFSYPIILEEGETQTIRVIALRLSPDVIKIVLRSSATGYGKDHFETCITVKPAAIKPFILSDSNMPDLNVAEDLYGQLLFHRGIFQVIDHYDALSPYQCGVTLQPPTNINYFGEFLSPEILSTSPVARDAALHCIQACVPDYRLLPTGVRRIYTVSTKTVHRIEAKEISKSGNIYTYDLLLLDEEGLPVEYWDQVTFQSFTAQKDPVLPLVLIEVIAQRRMDEISGQQDSTDWRQQDYILRRYDGKPSLKNSFVSRTHLQDLTLQLQAGYKIGCDLEKVTSFKETLLGKERYELARFVSTHTGEELSVAGTRIWGIMESIKKAGLNLLETILFEKEESSAIHYYKCGQSSILSIAFKLKEVDGKAVFTAVLGDIHKNVYREKI, encoded by the coding sequence ATGAAAAATGAAATAGCGATTATCGGAATGGCCTGTAAATATCCTGATGCCAATAGCTACCAGGAGTTTTGGGAAAATATCCTGGCGCAGCGAAGAGCCTTCCGGAAAATTCCGGATGTGAGATTGAACGCCGCGTATTTTTCAGATAAGGATGATGATAAAATACGTACTGTTATGGCAGCCGTATTGAGTAATTATGCCTTTGACAGGAAGAAATATAATATATCAGGAGAAGTGTTCCGGGGCACAGACCTTACCCATTGGCTGGCCCTGGATGTAGCTTCTGAAGCTATGGAGGATGCGGGTTTATTGAAAAATAACCAGCTCCCGAAAGATCAGGTAGGCGTGTATGTAGGGAATACGCTGACAGGGGAATTTTCCAGAGCGAATACAATGCGTTTACGCTGGCCTTATGTACAGCGAAAGCTCATGGCCAACCTGCATAAGCTGGATCTGAACCCGGATATGCTGGCGACCTTTATGCAGGATATGGAGGCAGATTATAAGTCTGCTTTCCCCAGAATGTTCGAAGATTCGCTGGCGGGTGGTTTATCCAATACCATCGCGGGGAGAATATGTAATTACTACGATTTCCACGGTGGTGGTTATACAGTCGATGGAGCCTGCAGCTCTTCTTTGCTGGCGGTGATAGATGCCTGCCGGCATATTGCCGCAGGAGATAATGAAGTCTGTATTGCAGGAGGCGTAGACCTGAGCCTGGATCCTTTTGAGCTGGTAGGTTTTTCAAGAGCTGGTGCTCTTGCCTCGAAGGAGATGCTGATCTATGATAAAGATGCCAATGGCTTCTGGCCGGGTGAAGGATGTGGTTTTGTGGTCCTTTCCACGCTGTCTTTTGCGATTTCCAATAATTTAAAGGTCCATGGTCTTATCAAAGGATATGGAATTTCTTCTGATGGACAGGGAGGGCTGACACGCCCTTCTGTCAATGGTCAGACGCTGGCCATGGAAAGAGCGTACGCCAAGGCAGGTTATCAGCCGGATAAAGTCGCTTATTTTGAAGGACATGGTACGGGTACGCCAGTAGGTGACCAGGTTGAATTACAGACCCTGCTTGGCAAAATTAGAAATACAACTGCCGCGCATTATATCGGTTCTGTAAAAGGGAATATAGGACATACAAAAGCTGCTGCAGGTATTGCCGGGTTTATTAAAATCATTAATGTCGTTAAAAACCGGATCATCCCCCCGGTGACCGGTTGCCGGAATAAAAATAACTTATTGGATGGAACAGCCCTGAACCTTCCATTTAAAGCCATCCCTTATGCGGAGAAGGAAGCGATGAGAGCAAGTGTGAGTGCAATGGGGTTTGGTGGTATCAATACACATATCACTATAGAAGAATATCAGCCCACAATGCCGGTTAGTGTAGCAATCCCTGCTGCCCCGGACACCGAGCTATTCCTGCTTGCAGCCGCCACTCCGGAGTTACTGCTGGCGCAACTGGATATGGTCAACACCTATGCAGGGGCATTGTCTTTTGCAGAACTGGGTGACCTGAGTACGCACCTGATGAAACAATTACAACCTGCTTCATTCAGAGCAGCGGTAGTAGCTGCTTCGCCGGCAGAACTCTCAATGAAACTCGGGAAATTGATACACCTGATAACGCAGGGGCATGATTTTATAGAAAATAAAGGATTTTACTACAATGCAGGCACCACTAAATCCCGTATCGGGTTTTTATTCCCCGGTCAGGGAAGTAAACGATTTGCTACAGCAGGACGCTTTAAGCAAATAGGTATTCCTGAAAGTTATCCTGCCGGCAAGGAAAACAGTCAGCAGCTGGATATGATCCAGGCTGGCATTGTCGGTACATCGATGATTGGATTACGCATCCTGGAACAATTAGGTGTGCAGGCGGAAGTGGGCATAGGTCATAGCCTGGGCGAAATATCAGCATTGCACTGGAGTGGTTATCTGCGTGAAGAACAAGCTATACAGCTGGCCCAAAAACGGGGAGAGATCATGCACGATACCCCAGGTATTGACGGCTTGATGCTCATAGTTCCACTACCTGCTGACCGCATAACAGTGAAGAATGTGGAAATTGCAGCTGTTAATTCACCTACACAAACAGTCTTATCAGGTACTGCTGATAATATCAATGCCTGTAAAGCCTACCTGCTCTCACAAAAGGTTCCTTCGATGTTATTACCTGTCCGTTATGCATTTCACAACAGCAGGATGAAAAAGGTCGAAGATCGCTTACGTGAAGTGGTCAGCGAACTGTCCATACAAAAGCCTTCCCGGAAGATGATCTCTACTGTCAGCTCGTCAGATGATGTGAAAGAAAACCTGATACGACAGCTGAGCAATCCTGTTTTATTTATGCCTGCTTTTCAACAGGCTGATGATTTGGTGGATCTATGGGTGGAGGTAGGAGGAGATAAAACGCTTACACCAATTGCCAGAGATCTTACGAAGAAACCAGTGGCTGCCATTACGATGGATGGTCAAACCACACAGGGATTGTGTGAAACTGCAGGCCTGATCTGGACTGCCGGTACAGATATACAGCTTGATATCTTCATCAAAGACCGGCCAGTTAAGCAATTTGACATCAACTGGCAGGCCAGGTTCATAGCCAATCCCTGTGAGGACGATACTTCCATCACTGTCGGTAATATGCCAGTAGAAGCGCCTCAACAGGATACCGGACTACTGGCATCTTTCAGCGCATTGATCGCACAAAAGCTGGAATTACCAGTAGCAGAGATTGATATCAATGCCCGCTTTCTGGATGACCTCCATTTGAATTCCTTACAGGTTGGCCAATTGATTGCGGGATTTGCTTCCAGCCAGAAAATTGTCATGCAAGGCATTCCAACCGAATATGCCAATGCCAGTATTGCGGAAGTGGTAGCTGTATTGTCTGTCTCCCAAATGAATGATGCACCGCAAACAGATCAGTTGCCGGGCATTGAGCCATGGGTACATTTCTTTCATACATCATATATCAACACACCGCTTAAAGTGGACTCCCAGCCTGGGGCTGATGGTATTTACCTAAATCTTATAGGTTGTTCACATAGCGATGTGTTGGACATGCTGCCAGGCGTTTTAACATCTCTGCAGGAGAAGGATCTACTGGTTATTATACAGGATCGGCCATTGGTAACCGGATTTGTCAAAAGCCTTTTCCTTGATAAAAAAGGACTACGCTGTGTCGTTATCAATACTGACGTTTTACCAGACGCAACTCTTATCAACAGTGAAGTAAATGCCAATAAAGGCTTTACGGAAGTAAAGTATATAGACGGTGTTCGCTATACACCTATGTTCTGCCCTGTATTTAATTATCCTTCCCGTGGCCAGGTGCCGCTCACAGAGAAGGATGTCATATTAGTCAGCGGTGGCGCAAAGGGTATTACAGCGGAATGCGCTTTATCATTAGCTACCAAATATGGTGTAAAGTTATTATTGATCGGTCGTGCAACCAATGACGATCGCCTTCGCCAAAGCCTGGAACGCTTTGATGCAGCGGGTATCACTTATGAATACCACAGTGTGGATATCTGTAACGAAAAAGCGATCAGTAAAGTGATACAGGCAGCTAGTGTGAGATTGGGCCCGGTCACAGGCGTTATACATGGCGCAGGCAGGAACATACCTACTCCATGGTTCAAATTAACTGCTAATGATTTGCATGCCACTGTTAATGTGAAGATAGATGGGTTCCGGAACCTGGTAAATAGTGACCTTAAATTACTGATCACTTTTGGATCGGTGATAGCAGAAAGTGGTATGAATGGTAATGCCGACTATGCACTGGCCAATGAATGGCTCAGAGAAGAAGTTGCTAATTATGCTTCTACTCATCCAGCATGTTTCTCTTTGAATGCAGAATGGTCTGTGTGGAGCGGTGCTGGTATGGGAGAACATCTGGGAGTGCTGGGAAACCTGATGCAACAAGGCATTCAACCAATCAGCCTGGAAAAGGGCGTCGATATATTTATGTCGTGGATGGAAAATTTCCCTTCCGGACATAACCTCATTATCTCCGGGCGTTACGGTAAAATGGAGACGCTGAAGACACCACCGCTTACGTTGCCCTTATATCGTTTTCTGGGACATGTGCGACTGTTATATCCCGGCATTGAACTAATAACTGAGTTTGAACTGTCTGCTATCAATGATTTGTACCTGAAAGACCACATGCTCAATGGGGGATATGTGTTTCCTGCTGTCATGGGCTTGGAATGTATGCGGCAGGTAGCTGCTGCTTTTTCCCCTGCAGAGAGCAATTATATCTTCCTTGATACAAGGTTCAGTTACCCGATCATATTGGAAGAAGGCGAGACACAGACCATCAGGGTGATCGCTTTACGCTTATCGCCAGATGTGATAAAAATTGTACTTAGAAGCAGCGCCACTGGTTACGGCAAAGATCATTTTGAAACATGTATCACTGTAAAACCGGCCGCGATCAAGCCATTTATTCTTTCTGACAGTAATATGCCGGATCTGAATGTCGCTGAAGACCTCTATGGTCAGTTGCTTTTCCACCGGGGCATTTTCCAGGTGATTGATCATTATGATGCTTTATCTCCATATCAATGCGGGGTAACCTTACAACCTCCTACCAACATCAACTACTTTGGCGAGTTTCTTTCCCCGGAAATACTCTCCACCTCTCCTGTAGCAAGAGATGCTGCTTTACATTGTATACAGGCCTGTGTACCTGATTACAGATTATTGCCAACAGGTGTGAGAAGAATATATACGGTAAGTACAAAAACTGTTCACCGCATCGAAGCAAAAGAAATATCAAAATCAGGCAATATATACACTTATGATCTATTGCTGCTGGATGAAGAGGGGCTGCCCGTGGAATATTGGGACCAGGTAACCTTCCAATCTTTCACAGCACAAAAAGATCCGGTACTTCCTTTGGTACTGATTGAAGTCATTGCCCAGCGCCGTATGGATGAAATCAGCGGTCAGCAGGATAGCACGGACTGGCGTCAACAGGACTACATTCTCCGGCGCTATGATGGGAAGCCCTCTCTCAAAAATAGCTTTGTTTCCAGGACCCACCTGCAAGACCTGACCCTGCAGTTACAAGCTGGTTATAAAATAGGTTGTGATCTTGAAAAAGTAACTTCTTTTAAAGAAACATTGCTGGGGAAAGAACGTTATGAACTGGCCCGGTTTGTCAGTACCCATACCGGAGAAGAGCTTTCCGTAGCCGGAACCCGCATCTGGGGGATCATGGAGAGCATTAAGAAGGCGGGTCTTAATCTGCTGGAAACAATCCTGTTTGAAAAAGAAGAATCATCTGCTATACATTATTACAAATGTGGCCAATCCTCCATCCTGTCTATCGCTTTCAAATTAAAGGAGGTGGATGGAAAAGCCGTATTCACAGCAGTATTAGGTGATATCCATAAAAACGTCTATCGTGAAAAGATTTGA
- a CDS encoding enediyne biosynthesis protein UnbU: MDKVYNPLPALRRFALAITVLNIAGHFFLGFEQSWAYPLAALATTYSLELLYEYLFATANHKPPRFSGSWKNLVNFLLPAHITGMATSMLLFANSDLSPIVFASAAAISSKVIFRIIINGKSRHFLNPSNTGIALTLILFSWVGISPPYMFTENVTGWGDWIIPAILVTAGTFLNFKFTGRIPLILAWLTGFVAQAVLRSIFFDVSLTAALLPCTGVAFLLFTFYMISDPATTPSGITEQMLYAFSVAMVYGVLMIFHVVFGLFFALFIVCILRGILLSIPKVGAAKYALSPRLNISSSGLTYEK, encoded by the coding sequence ATGGACAAAGTGTATAACCCGCTTCCCGCGTTAAGAAGATTTGCACTAGCTATCACTGTACTCAATATTGCCGGACATTTCTTCCTTGGTTTTGAACAATCATGGGCATATCCGCTGGCAGCATTAGCTACTACCTATTCACTGGAATTGTTGTATGAATACCTTTTTGCAACCGCTAATCATAAGCCCCCCCGTTTTAGCGGTAGCTGGAAAAATCTTGTCAACTTCCTGTTGCCAGCACATATTACAGGGATGGCTACTTCTATGTTGCTATTTGCCAACAGCGATTTATCACCAATAGTATTTGCATCTGCAGCAGCTATTAGTTCAAAAGTGATTTTCAGGATCATCATCAATGGCAAATCAAGACATTTCCTTAATCCTTCCAATACAGGCATTGCACTGACATTGATCCTGTTTTCATGGGTCGGCATTTCACCCCCATATATGTTCACGGAAAATGTGACTGGCTGGGGAGATTGGATCATTCCTGCTATTCTGGTGACAGCTGGAACATTCCTGAATTTCAAATTCACCGGCAGAATACCACTGATCCTTGCCTGGCTCACTGGCTTTGTGGCACAGGCCGTGCTAAGAAGCATCTTCTTTGATGTATCACTGACAGCTGCTTTACTACCTTGTACTGGTGTGGCGTTTCTGTTATTCACATTTTATATGATCTCTGATCCTGCCACTACCCCTTCCGGTATTACCGAACAAATGCTGTATGCATTTTCTGTAGCCATGGTGTATGGTGTGCTGATGATTTTCCATGTGGTATTCGGGTTGTTCTTTGCGTTGTTTATTGTGTGTATCCTGAGAGGCATACTGCTCAGTATTCCAAAGGTAGGCGCCGCTAAATACGCATTATCGCCACGGTTAAATATTTCTTCAAGCGGGTTAACATATGAAAAATGA
- a CDS encoding FG-GAP repeat domain-containing protein produces MINNYLIKALAVIVVCVCFIFARKAQLTPAERTTLAADFSFSRMDLPVTEGTPKLIRDVHPQYKDIAAWISSVGAAVTIADLDNDGRSDDIIHVDPRFDAVLISSIKKREPPVRLDVKLLPYDSATMAPMGSLTYDFNADGKTDILVYYWGRTPVIFYADNIGFKETELVTSGERWFSNAATLADFDGDGKVDILITNYFPDGSRVLDNVAPDQDQTMQHSMSRAANGGKNHFFLCKGVELQNAVFTEDKTWSDGIKNPEDWTLAVAAVDLNGDMLPELYLANDFGPDKFLLNQSVPGRLKFKLLYGERKLTTTASSVLGKDSYKGMGAGIGDINSDGLLDIYVSNIAAEYALEESHFAFINTGEIDKFNKGIAPFVNQSEELGLSRSSWGWDSKLGDFNNDGVNEAIQATGFMKGTADRWPELQELALGNDDLLAYPASWPNFKLGDDLSGHYHHPFFVRSASGQFYDLAAELGMDDTQISRGISVGDLDYDGDLDFVVANQWETSYYYQNNYKGKNGFIGLRVLLPVNDSCLRPAIGAIVRLYEGTQLKQTSFVDGGNGHSGRNTTDIFFGLKNATTQHMHLEIQYLDNSGKSQQQVFAAKEGWNTITLSN; encoded by the coding sequence ATGATTAACAATTACCTGATCAAAGCACTGGCCGTCATCGTCGTTTGTGTATGTTTCATTTTTGCCAGAAAAGCACAGCTTACACCAGCAGAAAGAACAACGCTGGCCGCTGATTTCTCCTTTTCGAGAATGGACCTGCCTGTGACGGAAGGAACGCCGAAATTAATCCGGGATGTACACCCGCAATATAAAGATATAGCCGCATGGATCTCTTCTGTAGGTGCTGCGGTGACGATTGCTGATCTCGACAATGATGGTCGCAGTGATGATATCATCCACGTAGACCCCCGGTTTGATGCGGTGCTCATCTCTTCTATCAAAAAACGGGAGCCACCTGTAAGACTGGATGTAAAGCTCCTGCCTTATGACTCAGCTACAATGGCCCCAATGGGCTCCCTCACTTATGATTTCAATGCTGATGGCAAAACCGATATACTCGTCTATTACTGGGGCAGAACGCCTGTTATTTTCTACGCTGACAACATTGGCTTCAAAGAGACGGAACTGGTGACAAGCGGTGAAAGATGGTTCTCCAATGCAGCTACACTCGCTGATTTTGACGGCGATGGCAAAGTGGATATCCTCATCACCAACTACTTCCCTGATGGCTCCCGTGTACTGGACAATGTAGCACCTGACCAGGACCAGACCATGCAGCATTCCATGTCAAGAGCAGCAAATGGCGGGAAAAATCACTTCTTCCTGTGTAAAGGTGTTGAACTGCAAAACGCTGTCTTTACTGAAGATAAAACATGGTCTGATGGTATTAAAAACCCGGAAGACTGGACACTGGCTGTTGCTGCTGTTGACCTTAATGGTGACATGCTGCCCGAATTATACCTGGCCAATGACTTTGGTCCGGATAAATTCCTGCTGAACCAGTCTGTTCCCGGCCGGTTAAAATTTAAGCTACTGTATGGTGAACGTAAACTGACTACTACTGCTTCCAGCGTTTTAGGCAAGGACTCATATAAAGGAATGGGCGCCGGCATCGGCGATATCAACAGCGATGGCTTACTGGATATCTATGTCAGCAATATTGCCGCTGAATATGCACTGGAGGAATCGCATTTTGCTTTCATCAACACTGGTGAGATAGACAAATTCAACAAAGGCATTGCGCCCTTCGTGAACCAAAGTGAAGAACTGGGTTTATCAAGAAGTTCCTGGGGATGGGATTCGAAATTGGGAGATTTCAACAATGATGGTGTCAACGAAGCCATTCAGGCAACCGGTTTTATGAAAGGTACTGCCGATCGCTGGCCGGAGCTGCAGGAGCTCGCTTTGGGTAATGATGATCTGCTGGCCTACCCGGCTTCATGGCCCAATTTCAAGCTGGGAGATGACCTGTCCGGGCATTATCACCATCCTTTTTTTGTCAGGTCCGCATCCGGTCAATTCTATGATCTCGCTGCTGAACTGGGTATGGATGATACACAGATATCCCGTGGCATCTCAGTGGGTGACCTGGATTATGATGGAGACCTGGACTTTGTAGTCGCCAACCAATGGGAGACTTCCTATTACTACCAGAACAACTACAAAGGTAAGAATGGTTTTATCGGCTTAAGGGTTTTGCTACCGGTAAATGATTCCTGTTTAAGACCCGCCATTGGCGCCATTGTCCGTTTATATGAAGGCACCCAGTTAAAGCAAACCAGCTTTGTCGATGGTGGCAATGGCCATTCAGGCAGAAACACAACTGATATCTTCTTTGGCCTGAAGAATGCCACCACACAGCATATGCATCTCGAAATACAATACCTGGATAATAGTGGAAAAAGCCAACAGCAGGTATTTGCCGCTAAAGAAGGCTGGAATACGATCACCCTATCAAACTAA